Proteins co-encoded in one Pogoniulus pusillus isolate bPogPus1 chromosome 15, bPogPus1.pri, whole genome shotgun sequence genomic window:
- the FMC1 gene encoding protein FMC1 homolog: MALLGSPLRTLRALLRELRHASGGAGRPYRDTPAYRHVLAAFRAHRVTSEKLCRAQQELHFQAATYLCLLRSVREHAALHQEYHGKGERSPEEVAGLVGFRLPQQPGGKG, encoded by the exons ATGGCGCTGCTGGGCTCTCCGCTGCGGACCTTGCGTGCGCTCCTACGCGAGCTTCGCCACGCCAGCGGCGGGGCCGGCCGCCCGTACCGCGACACCCCTGCCTACCGGCACGTCCTTGCGGCCTTCCGCGCCCACCGG GTCACCAGCGAGAAGCTGTGCCgggcccagcaggagctgcacttCCAGGCTGCCACCTACCTTTGCCTGCTCCGCAGCGTCCGAGAACACGCGGCCCTGCACCAGGAGTACCACGGCAAGGGGGAGCGCTCCCCTGAGGAGGTTGCTGGCCTGGTGGGCTTCAGGTTGCCTCAGCAGCCGGGAGGGAAAGGATGA